One Onychostoma macrolepis isolate SWU-2019 chromosome 15, ASM1243209v1, whole genome shotgun sequence DNA segment encodes these proteins:
- the spa17 gene encoding sperm surface protein Sp17 isoform X4, with amino-acid sequence MSVPFSNTNLRIPRGFGNLLEGLAKEVLRDQPEDIPTFAALYFTKLLKAREESGLDPAEWGANLEDRFYNNHSFKGTAIQGNYISPKINTRSNAGRSETFGDNETLSSPLKDLNTNNSEDTGVKQKYELDKKLDEEFGEMENVPDADIPYVGTAHVDICAQELKDPSGIPEQTSEVLKDDEVEKEAVDIDICRSELEPTPLPSFGGLANVDVCAEEINHPSEPTKNNRDLESTKLNEGEFETQDESFVEIPSHIEQDVGKQANEMSDDDGHTEDAEQGVLEMADNVLEDIDPEEKSIEQIYVEESTESTTENAVEVEQESEEYTEEKGDLQDNGIQEETNHDYSSTNDFVEDAADSTSDINSRSLEMKDTYIDYSDETYDSKSEVIDVLDEVHHHCSTHTGEHEAENSSDEQNTSKIMDAMKEETPKLDNDSETEVTEDMISNEILNTDVLDASEKDLNTENVNEGSDLDSDAEEMDLDISNMPQQNMVKTEDEEDDLTHDTEPKEDILPSEAEEADSRPLEGETEVIREEHPTESQEQTENTENEGDEEDQLEQQRDKSQESTLESENQENPDRIEQKEECNQPQEEEDIMDIPLDDPEANKAAAKIQAGFRGHMTRKKMKPGEKPNEEGEQTE; translated from the exons ATGTCTGTTCCCTTCTCCAACACAAACCTGCGGATCCCTAGAGGCTTTGGGAATTTATTGGAGGGTCTTGCTAAAGAGGTTTTGAGAGACCAGCCTGAGGACATCCCCACCTTTGCTGCTCTCTACTTCACAAAGCTTCTTAAAGCCAGAGAAG AAAGTGGCCTAGACCCAGCAGAGTGGGGTGCAAATTTGGAAGACAGGTTCTACAATAATCACTCATTTaag GGCACAGCAATACAAGGAAActacatttcaccaaaaataaatacaag AAGCAACGCTGGCCGTTCTGAAACTTTTGGAGACAATGAAACCCTAAGCTCCCCATTAAAAGACCTCAACACTAATAATTCAGAGGACACTGGAGTAAAGCAAAAATATGAGTTAGATAAGAAGCTCGATGAGGAATTCGGTGAGATGGAAAACGTACCTGATGCAGATATTCCCTATGTGGGAACGGCACATGTTGATATATGTGCTCAAGAGCTAAAAGACCCCAGCGGGATTCCAGAGCAAACATCAGAGGTACTGAAGGACGATGAGGTTGAAAAAGAAGCTGTAGATATTGATATCTGCAGATCAGAACTTGAGCCTACACCGTTGCCTTCCTTTGGTGGTCTCGCAAATGTGGATGTATGTGCTGAAGAGATAAACCATCCGTCTGAACCTACTAAGAACAACAGAGACTTGGAAAGCACAAAATTGAATGAAGGAGAGTTTGAAACACAAGATGAATCTTTTGTTGAAATCCCTTCACATATTGAGCAGGATGTAGGCAAGCAAGCAAATGAAATGTCTGATGATGATGGCCATACTGAAGATGCTGAACAGGGAGTTTTAGAAATGGCTGATAATGTATTAGAAGACATTGATCCAGAAGAGAAAAGCATTGAGCAGATTTATGTGGAGGAATCAACTGAAAGTACTACTGAAAACGCAGTTGAAGTAGAGCAGGAATCAGAGGAATATACTGAAGAAAAGGGTGACTTACAAGACAATGGAATCCAGGAAGAGACCAATCATGACTACAGCAGCACCAATGACTTTGTTGAAGATGCAGCTGATTCCACATCTGATATCAATAGTAGATCATTGGAAATGAAAGACACATATATTGACTACAGTGATGAGACATATGACAGTAAAAGCGAAGTCATAGATGTTCTAGATGAAGTGCACCATCACTGCTCTACTCATACAGGTGAGCATGAAGCTGAGAACAGCTCTGATGAACAGAACACCTCTAAAATTATGGATGCAATGAAGGAGGAAACCCCAAAGCTAGATAACGACAGTGAAACTGAAGTCACAGAGGACATGATAAGCAATGAGATTTTAAATACTGATGTACTGGATGCTTCTGAGAAAGATCTGAACACAGAGAATGTAAATGAAGGGAGTGATCTTGATAGTGATGCTGAAGAGATGGATCTGGACATTTCGAACATGCCTCAGCAAAATATGGTGAAAACTGAAGATGAGGAGGATGATTTAACCCATGATACTGAaccaaaggaagatattttgccTTCTGAAGCTGAAGAAGCTGATTCCAGGCCTTTAGAAGGAGAAACAGAGGTTATCAGAGAAGAACATCCTACAGAGTCACAAGAACAGACTGAAAACACTGAGAATGAAGGAGATGAAGAGGATCAGTTGGAGCAGCAGAGGGATAAAAGCCAGGAATCGACACTTGAAAGTGAGAACCAGGAAAATCCTGACAGAATAGAACAAAAG GAGGAATGCAACCAGCCACAAGAGGAAGAGGACATCATGGACATCCCATTGGATGACCCAGAGGCCAATAAGGCGGCCGCCAAAATCCAGGCCGGCTTTCGTGGTCATATGACCCGGAAGAAGATGAAACCCGGTGAAAAGCCCAATGAGGAG GGGGAACAGACGGAGTAG
- the spa17 gene encoding sperm surface protein Sp17 isoform X6 yields MSVPFSNTNLRIPRGFGNLLEGLAKEVLRDQPEDIPTFAALYFTKLLKAREESGLDPAEWGANLEDRFYNNHSFKGTAIQGNYISPKINTRSNAGRSETFGDNETLSSPLKDLNTNNSEDTGVKQKYELDKKLDEEFGEMENVPDADIPYVGTAHVDICAQELKDPSGIPEQTSEVLKDDEVEKEAVDIDICRSELEPTPLPSFGGLANVDVCAEEINHPSEPTKNNRDLESTKLNEGEFETQDESFVEIPSHIEQDVGKQANEMSDDDGHTEDAEQGVLEMADNVLEDIDPEEKSIEQIYVEESTESTTENAVEVEQESEEYTEEKGDLQDNGIQEETNHDYSSTNDFVEDAADSTSDINSRSLEMKDTYIDYSDETYDSKSEVIDVLDEVHHHCSTHTGEHEAENSSDEQNTSKIMDAMKEETPKLDNDSETEVTEDMISNEILNTDVLDASEKDLNTENVNEGSDLDSDAEEMDLDISNMPQQNMVKTEDEEDDLTHDTEPKEDILPSEAEEADSRPLEGETEVIREEHPTESQEQTENTENEGDEEDQLEQQRDKSQESTLESENQENPDRIEQKTIPFIIPS; encoded by the exons ATGTCTGTTCCCTTCTCCAACACAAACCTGCGGATCCCTAGAGGCTTTGGGAATTTATTGGAGGGTCTTGCTAAAGAGGTTTTGAGAGACCAGCCTGAGGACATCCCCACCTTTGCTGCTCTCTACTTCACAAAGCTTCTTAAAGCCAGAGAAG AAAGTGGCCTAGACCCAGCAGAGTGGGGTGCAAATTTGGAAGACAGGTTCTACAATAATCACTCATTTaag GGCACAGCAATACAAGGAAActacatttcaccaaaaataaatacaag AAGCAACGCTGGCCGTTCTGAAACTTTTGGAGACAATGAAACCCTAAGCTCCCCATTAAAAGACCTCAACACTAATAATTCAGAGGACACTGGAGTAAAGCAAAAATATGAGTTAGATAAGAAGCTCGATGAGGAATTCGGTGAGATGGAAAACGTACCTGATGCAGATATTCCCTATGTGGGAACGGCACATGTTGATATATGTGCTCAAGAGCTAAAAGACCCCAGCGGGATTCCAGAGCAAACATCAGAGGTACTGAAGGACGATGAGGTTGAAAAAGAAGCTGTAGATATTGATATCTGCAGATCAGAACTTGAGCCTACACCGTTGCCTTCCTTTGGTGGTCTCGCAAATGTGGATGTATGTGCTGAAGAGATAAACCATCCGTCTGAACCTACTAAGAACAACAGAGACTTGGAAAGCACAAAATTGAATGAAGGAGAGTTTGAAACACAAGATGAATCTTTTGTTGAAATCCCTTCACATATTGAGCAGGATGTAGGCAAGCAAGCAAATGAAATGTCTGATGATGATGGCCATACTGAAGATGCTGAACAGGGAGTTTTAGAAATGGCTGATAATGTATTAGAAGACATTGATCCAGAAGAGAAAAGCATTGAGCAGATTTATGTGGAGGAATCAACTGAAAGTACTACTGAAAACGCAGTTGAAGTAGAGCAGGAATCAGAGGAATATACTGAAGAAAAGGGTGACTTACAAGACAATGGAATCCAGGAAGAGACCAATCATGACTACAGCAGCACCAATGACTTTGTTGAAGATGCAGCTGATTCCACATCTGATATCAATAGTAGATCATTGGAAATGAAAGACACATATATTGACTACAGTGATGAGACATATGACAGTAAAAGCGAAGTCATAGATGTTCTAGATGAAGTGCACCATCACTGCTCTACTCATACAGGTGAGCATGAAGCTGAGAACAGCTCTGATGAACAGAACACCTCTAAAATTATGGATGCAATGAAGGAGGAAACCCCAAAGCTAGATAACGACAGTGAAACTGAAGTCACAGAGGACATGATAAGCAATGAGATTTTAAATACTGATGTACTGGATGCTTCTGAGAAAGATCTGAACACAGAGAATGTAAATGAAGGGAGTGATCTTGATAGTGATGCTGAAGAGATGGATCTGGACATTTCGAACATGCCTCAGCAAAATATGGTGAAAACTGAAGATGAGGAGGATGATTTAACCCATGATACTGAaccaaaggaagatattttgccTTCTGAAGCTGAAGAAGCTGATTCCAGGCCTTTAGAAGGAGAAACAGAGGTTATCAGAGAAGAACATCCTACAGAGTCACAAGAACAGACTGAAAACACTGAGAATGAAGGAGATGAAGAGGATCAGTTGGAGCAGCAGAGGGATAAAAGCCAGGAATCGACACTTGAAAGTGAGAACCAGGAAAATCCTGACAGAATAGAACAAAAG ACTATTCCTTTTATTATCCCAAGTtag
- the spa17 gene encoding sperm surface protein Sp17 isoform X5: protein MSVPFSNTNLRIPRGFGNLLEGLAKEVLRDQPEDIPTFAALYFTKLLKAREESGLDPAEWGANLEDRFYNNHSFKGTAIQGNYISPKINTRSNAGRSETFGDNETLSSPLKDLNTNNSEDTGVKQKYELDKKLDEEFGEMENVPDADIPYVGTAHVDICAQELKDPSGIPEQTSEVLKDDEVEKEAVDIDICRSELEPTPLPSFGGLANVDVCAEEINHPSEPTKNNRDLESTKLNEGEFETQDESFVEIPSHIEQDVGKQANEMSDDDGHTEDAEQGVLEMADNVLEDIDPEEKSIEQIYVEESTESTTENAVEVEQESEEYTEEKGDLQDNGIQEETNHDYSSTNDFVEDAADSTSDINSRSLEMKDTYIDYSDETYDSKSEVIDVLDEVHHHCSTHTGEHEAENSSDEQNTSKIMDAMKEETPKLDNDSETEVTEDMISNEILNTDVLDASEKDLNTENVNEGSDLDSDAEEMDLDISNMPQQNMVKTEDEEDDLTHDTEPKEDILPSEAEEADSRPLEGETEVIREEHPTESQEQTENTENEGDEEDQLEQQRDKSQESTLESENQENPDRIEQKQPYPILICRLFLLLSQVSK, encoded by the exons ATGTCTGTTCCCTTCTCCAACACAAACCTGCGGATCCCTAGAGGCTTTGGGAATTTATTGGAGGGTCTTGCTAAAGAGGTTTTGAGAGACCAGCCTGAGGACATCCCCACCTTTGCTGCTCTCTACTTCACAAAGCTTCTTAAAGCCAGAGAAG AAAGTGGCCTAGACCCAGCAGAGTGGGGTGCAAATTTGGAAGACAGGTTCTACAATAATCACTCATTTaag GGCACAGCAATACAAGGAAActacatttcaccaaaaataaatacaag AAGCAACGCTGGCCGTTCTGAAACTTTTGGAGACAATGAAACCCTAAGCTCCCCATTAAAAGACCTCAACACTAATAATTCAGAGGACACTGGAGTAAAGCAAAAATATGAGTTAGATAAGAAGCTCGATGAGGAATTCGGTGAGATGGAAAACGTACCTGATGCAGATATTCCCTATGTGGGAACGGCACATGTTGATATATGTGCTCAAGAGCTAAAAGACCCCAGCGGGATTCCAGAGCAAACATCAGAGGTACTGAAGGACGATGAGGTTGAAAAAGAAGCTGTAGATATTGATATCTGCAGATCAGAACTTGAGCCTACACCGTTGCCTTCCTTTGGTGGTCTCGCAAATGTGGATGTATGTGCTGAAGAGATAAACCATCCGTCTGAACCTACTAAGAACAACAGAGACTTGGAAAGCACAAAATTGAATGAAGGAGAGTTTGAAACACAAGATGAATCTTTTGTTGAAATCCCTTCACATATTGAGCAGGATGTAGGCAAGCAAGCAAATGAAATGTCTGATGATGATGGCCATACTGAAGATGCTGAACAGGGAGTTTTAGAAATGGCTGATAATGTATTAGAAGACATTGATCCAGAAGAGAAAAGCATTGAGCAGATTTATGTGGAGGAATCAACTGAAAGTACTACTGAAAACGCAGTTGAAGTAGAGCAGGAATCAGAGGAATATACTGAAGAAAAGGGTGACTTACAAGACAATGGAATCCAGGAAGAGACCAATCATGACTACAGCAGCACCAATGACTTTGTTGAAGATGCAGCTGATTCCACATCTGATATCAATAGTAGATCATTGGAAATGAAAGACACATATATTGACTACAGTGATGAGACATATGACAGTAAAAGCGAAGTCATAGATGTTCTAGATGAAGTGCACCATCACTGCTCTACTCATACAGGTGAGCATGAAGCTGAGAACAGCTCTGATGAACAGAACACCTCTAAAATTATGGATGCAATGAAGGAGGAAACCCCAAAGCTAGATAACGACAGTGAAACTGAAGTCACAGAGGACATGATAAGCAATGAGATTTTAAATACTGATGTACTGGATGCTTCTGAGAAAGATCTGAACACAGAGAATGTAAATGAAGGGAGTGATCTTGATAGTGATGCTGAAGAGATGGATCTGGACATTTCGAACATGCCTCAGCAAAATATGGTGAAAACTGAAGATGAGGAGGATGATTTAACCCATGATACTGAaccaaaggaagatattttgccTTCTGAAGCTGAAGAAGCTGATTCCAGGCCTTTAGAAGGAGAAACAGAGGTTATCAGAGAAGAACATCCTACAGAGTCACAAGAACAGACTGAAAACACTGAGAATGAAGGAGATGAAGAGGATCAGTTGGAGCAGCAGAGGGATAAAAGCCAGGAATCGACACTTGAAAGTGAGAACCAGGAAAATCCTGACAGAATAGAACAAAAG CAGCCCTACCCCATCCTTATCTGCAGACTATTCCTTTTATTATCCCAAGTtagtaagtaa
- the spa17 gene encoding sperm surface protein Sp17 isoform X3, with product MSVPFSNTNLRIPRGFGNLLEGLAKEVLRDQPEDIPTFAALYFTKLLKAREESGLDPAEWGANLEDRFYNNHSFKGTAIQGNYISPKINTRSNAGRSETFGDNETLSSPLKDLNTNNSEDTGVKQKYELDKKLDEEFGEMENVPDADIPYVGTAHVDICAQELKDPSGIPEQTSEVLKDDEVEKEAVDIDICRSELEPTPLPSFGGLANVDVCAEEINHPSEPTKNNRDLESTKLNEGEFETQDESFVEIPSHIEQDVGKQANEMSDDDGHTEDAEQGVLEMADNVLEDIDPEEKSIEQIYVEESTESTTENAVEVEQESEEYTEEKGDLQDNGIQEETNHDYSSTNDFVEDAADSTSDINSRSLEMKDTYIDYSDETYDSKSEVIDVLDEVHHHCSTHTGEHEAENSSDEQNTSKIMDAMKEETPKLDNDSETEVTEDMISNEILNTDVLDASEKDLNTENVNEGSDLDSDAEEMDLDISNMPQQNMVKTEDEEDDLTHDTEPKEDILPSEAEEADSRPLEGETEVIREEHPTESQEQTENTENEGDEEDQLEQQRDKSQESTLESENQENPDRIEQKEECNQPQEEEDIMDIPLDDPEANKAAAKIQAGFRGHMTRKKMKPGEKPNEEQGEQTE from the exons ATGTCTGTTCCCTTCTCCAACACAAACCTGCGGATCCCTAGAGGCTTTGGGAATTTATTGGAGGGTCTTGCTAAAGAGGTTTTGAGAGACCAGCCTGAGGACATCCCCACCTTTGCTGCTCTCTACTTCACAAAGCTTCTTAAAGCCAGAGAAG AAAGTGGCCTAGACCCAGCAGAGTGGGGTGCAAATTTGGAAGACAGGTTCTACAATAATCACTCATTTaag GGCACAGCAATACAAGGAAActacatttcaccaaaaataaatacaag AAGCAACGCTGGCCGTTCTGAAACTTTTGGAGACAATGAAACCCTAAGCTCCCCATTAAAAGACCTCAACACTAATAATTCAGAGGACACTGGAGTAAAGCAAAAATATGAGTTAGATAAGAAGCTCGATGAGGAATTCGGTGAGATGGAAAACGTACCTGATGCAGATATTCCCTATGTGGGAACGGCACATGTTGATATATGTGCTCAAGAGCTAAAAGACCCCAGCGGGATTCCAGAGCAAACATCAGAGGTACTGAAGGACGATGAGGTTGAAAAAGAAGCTGTAGATATTGATATCTGCAGATCAGAACTTGAGCCTACACCGTTGCCTTCCTTTGGTGGTCTCGCAAATGTGGATGTATGTGCTGAAGAGATAAACCATCCGTCTGAACCTACTAAGAACAACAGAGACTTGGAAAGCACAAAATTGAATGAAGGAGAGTTTGAAACACAAGATGAATCTTTTGTTGAAATCCCTTCACATATTGAGCAGGATGTAGGCAAGCAAGCAAATGAAATGTCTGATGATGATGGCCATACTGAAGATGCTGAACAGGGAGTTTTAGAAATGGCTGATAATGTATTAGAAGACATTGATCCAGAAGAGAAAAGCATTGAGCAGATTTATGTGGAGGAATCAACTGAAAGTACTACTGAAAACGCAGTTGAAGTAGAGCAGGAATCAGAGGAATATACTGAAGAAAAGGGTGACTTACAAGACAATGGAATCCAGGAAGAGACCAATCATGACTACAGCAGCACCAATGACTTTGTTGAAGATGCAGCTGATTCCACATCTGATATCAATAGTAGATCATTGGAAATGAAAGACACATATATTGACTACAGTGATGAGACATATGACAGTAAAAGCGAAGTCATAGATGTTCTAGATGAAGTGCACCATCACTGCTCTACTCATACAGGTGAGCATGAAGCTGAGAACAGCTCTGATGAACAGAACACCTCTAAAATTATGGATGCAATGAAGGAGGAAACCCCAAAGCTAGATAACGACAGTGAAACTGAAGTCACAGAGGACATGATAAGCAATGAGATTTTAAATACTGATGTACTGGATGCTTCTGAGAAAGATCTGAACACAGAGAATGTAAATGAAGGGAGTGATCTTGATAGTGATGCTGAAGAGATGGATCTGGACATTTCGAACATGCCTCAGCAAAATATGGTGAAAACTGAAGATGAGGAGGATGATTTAACCCATGATACTGAaccaaaggaagatattttgccTTCTGAAGCTGAAGAAGCTGATTCCAGGCCTTTAGAAGGAGAAACAGAGGTTATCAGAGAAGAACATCCTACAGAGTCACAAGAACAGACTGAAAACACTGAGAATGAAGGAGATGAAGAGGATCAGTTGGAGCAGCAGAGGGATAAAAGCCAGGAATCGACACTTGAAAGTGAGAACCAGGAAAATCCTGACAGAATAGAACAAAAG GAGGAATGCAACCAGCCACAAGAGGAAGAGGACATCATGGACATCCCATTGGATGACCCAGAGGCCAATAAGGCGGCCGCCAAAATCCAGGCCGGCTTTCGTGGTCATATGACCCGGAAGAAGATGAAACCCGGTGAAAAGCCCAATGAGGAG CAGGGGGAACAGACGGAGTAG
- the spa17 gene encoding sperm surface protein Sp17 isoform X1, whose amino-acid sequence MSVPFSNTNLRIPRGFGNLLEGLAKEVLRDQPEDIPTFAALYFTKLLKAREESGLDPAEWGANLEDRFYNNHSFKGTAIQGNYISPKINTRSNAGRSETFGDNETLSSPLKDLNTNNSEDTGVKQKYELDKKLDEEFGEMENVPDADIPYVGTAHVDICAQELKDPSGIPEQTSEVLKDDEVEKEAVDIDICRSELEPTPLPSFGGLANVDVCAEEINHPSEPTKNNRDLESTKLNEGEFETQDESFVEIPSHIEQDVGKQANEMSDDDGHTEDAEQGVLEMADNVLEDIDPEEKSIEQIYVEESTESTTENAVEVEQESEEYTEEKGDLQDNGIQEETNHDYSSTNDFVEDAADSTSDINSRSLEMKDTYIDYSDETYDSKSEVIDVLDEVHHHCSTHTGEHEAENSSDEQNTSKIMDAMKEETPKLDNDSETEVTEDMISNEILNTDVLDASEKDLNTENVNEGSDLDSDAEEMDLDISNMPQQNMVKTEDEEDDLTHDTEPKEDILPSEAEEADSRPLEGETEVIREEHPTESQEQTENTENEGDEEDQLEQQRDKSQESTLESENQENPDRIEQKEECNQPQEEEDIMDIPLDDPEANKAAAKIQAGFRGHMTRKKMKPGEKPNEEVSSSGEALNGSQGDSAGGTDGVETDATSGPEQ is encoded by the exons ATGTCTGTTCCCTTCTCCAACACAAACCTGCGGATCCCTAGAGGCTTTGGGAATTTATTGGAGGGTCTTGCTAAAGAGGTTTTGAGAGACCAGCCTGAGGACATCCCCACCTTTGCTGCTCTCTACTTCACAAAGCTTCTTAAAGCCAGAGAAG AAAGTGGCCTAGACCCAGCAGAGTGGGGTGCAAATTTGGAAGACAGGTTCTACAATAATCACTCATTTaag GGCACAGCAATACAAGGAAActacatttcaccaaaaataaatacaag AAGCAACGCTGGCCGTTCTGAAACTTTTGGAGACAATGAAACCCTAAGCTCCCCATTAAAAGACCTCAACACTAATAATTCAGAGGACACTGGAGTAAAGCAAAAATATGAGTTAGATAAGAAGCTCGATGAGGAATTCGGTGAGATGGAAAACGTACCTGATGCAGATATTCCCTATGTGGGAACGGCACATGTTGATATATGTGCTCAAGAGCTAAAAGACCCCAGCGGGATTCCAGAGCAAACATCAGAGGTACTGAAGGACGATGAGGTTGAAAAAGAAGCTGTAGATATTGATATCTGCAGATCAGAACTTGAGCCTACACCGTTGCCTTCCTTTGGTGGTCTCGCAAATGTGGATGTATGTGCTGAAGAGATAAACCATCCGTCTGAACCTACTAAGAACAACAGAGACTTGGAAAGCACAAAATTGAATGAAGGAGAGTTTGAAACACAAGATGAATCTTTTGTTGAAATCCCTTCACATATTGAGCAGGATGTAGGCAAGCAAGCAAATGAAATGTCTGATGATGATGGCCATACTGAAGATGCTGAACAGGGAGTTTTAGAAATGGCTGATAATGTATTAGAAGACATTGATCCAGAAGAGAAAAGCATTGAGCAGATTTATGTGGAGGAATCAACTGAAAGTACTACTGAAAACGCAGTTGAAGTAGAGCAGGAATCAGAGGAATATACTGAAGAAAAGGGTGACTTACAAGACAATGGAATCCAGGAAGAGACCAATCATGACTACAGCAGCACCAATGACTTTGTTGAAGATGCAGCTGATTCCACATCTGATATCAATAGTAGATCATTGGAAATGAAAGACACATATATTGACTACAGTGATGAGACATATGACAGTAAAAGCGAAGTCATAGATGTTCTAGATGAAGTGCACCATCACTGCTCTACTCATACAGGTGAGCATGAAGCTGAGAACAGCTCTGATGAACAGAACACCTCTAAAATTATGGATGCAATGAAGGAGGAAACCCCAAAGCTAGATAACGACAGTGAAACTGAAGTCACAGAGGACATGATAAGCAATGAGATTTTAAATACTGATGTACTGGATGCTTCTGAGAAAGATCTGAACACAGAGAATGTAAATGAAGGGAGTGATCTTGATAGTGATGCTGAAGAGATGGATCTGGACATTTCGAACATGCCTCAGCAAAATATGGTGAAAACTGAAGATGAGGAGGATGATTTAACCCATGATACTGAaccaaaggaagatattttgccTTCTGAAGCTGAAGAAGCTGATTCCAGGCCTTTAGAAGGAGAAACAGAGGTTATCAGAGAAGAACATCCTACAGAGTCACAAGAACAGACTGAAAACACTGAGAATGAAGGAGATGAAGAGGATCAGTTGGAGCAGCAGAGGGATAAAAGCCAGGAATCGACACTTGAAAGTGAGAACCAGGAAAATCCTGACAGAATAGAACAAAAG GAGGAATGCAACCAGCCACAAGAGGAAGAGGACATCATGGACATCCCATTGGATGACCCAGAGGCCAATAAGGCGGCCGCCAAAATCCAGGCCGGCTTTCGTGGTCATATGACCCGGAAGAAGATGAAACCCGGTGAAAAGCCCAATGAGGAGGTGAGCAGCAGTGGTGAGGCCCTCAACGGCAGCCAAGGGGACTCAG CAGGGGGAACAGACGGAGTAGAGACAGACGCCACATCTGGACCAGAGCAGTGA